The nucleotide sequence AGACAGTGTGAATACTTTAAAATTTGTCTCAACCACAAAAGCAATCCTTCTAAAATTTAGAGAAGATGGTTGGGATAAATTTTTTGAGAATGTAAAGGTTTTTTGTGAATGACATAATATTGAGGTGCCTAATATGAGCCATGGTTATAAAGTTAGTCATTATTGTCAACAACGGGATCATGTCACAGTTGAGCATCATTATCACTATGATATTTTTAATGCTGCAATAGATTTTCAAGTGACAGAACTAAATTATAGATTCAATGAGATAACAATGGAACTTCTTGCTCTCTCTTCAACTTTGGATCCTactaattcatttaaaaatttaatatgggTAGCATTTGCAAGCTTGCATCAAACTTTTATCCTGATGATTTCACTCAACAAGAAATTCATGTTTTGAAAGGTGAATTGGAACACTATCAACTTAACATAATTTGTGATCTTGAGTTTCAACAAATTTCTATTCTTTCTGCATTATATAGAGAAATGGTTGTGACAAAAAAAGGATGAGAGTTATGTTATAATTCAGAGATTCATTTGTCTTGTATTGACTCTTCTTGTATCAACTGCAATAGCAGCGAGAGCCTTTTTAGTTATGAAATTTCTTAAAATGACACGTCGCAACGAGATGGATGATGATTTACTTTCTGATTGCATGATTCTCTTCCTAGCTAAAATAATAATTGTCTGAGAAAATAGACATGAAATCAGTAATAGATGAGTTTTATACTCTAAAATCTCGTCGAGCACACTTTAAATAGATATTGAAGTATTTGTATGAAATTTAAACTATATAAAACAATATTGATATATAAATGTTATATGTTTGTTAAATGTTCATAATACATATATGTATTGTTATTTTTGTAATTTAAGCCAAGGTAGTTGAAGATCCTGGCTATGCATTTGCTCTCtctcaaaaaaaaatcaatagaaaTTTCTCCTCTTTCTTATTCTTTATTGTGAGGCTTCAGATCGGATTATGGATAACTCTTCTCCATTCTTACGTTTCAAGCtacttgttcttttttttttcacttcaatTATAGCAGCTTCGTAAACTCAAAATTTACTAAAGGTAAATCAGCAAAACCTAGTGGTAATTTTCTTTCTGTGATGCCATTTAATTAAAAGCTCACGAGATGCATTATGGCACATCTGACTCAGTAGGACAGTAGAAATTTATGGCTCTTCCACACAATAACTGTCTGGCCGTAGCTTTGATCAGTAAAATTATCATCTTGGTTTTCCATAATGCTCGCTAAAATAGATATGCATACATATGAGCAGTTGTGTAGTTTTAGTAGTTTGTCGGAGTAGAAGTTTTCACTCCTGACGGTCGAACTGTTAGGCCGATTCAGCTATAGCTAGACGAAGCTTGTGAGACGTAGCTGCAGATTAAGTATATTCACAACACCAACACATTCTCTTGCAGGAGTTAGAACAAACACTTACACTGCACTGGAAATCAGTGCAAACATACAAGTCACACGACTGCTAGGTAAAACCAAGCACTACTTGCACAAGCTACTCTGGCTACAACATTTATGCATGGCCTCTTCATGGCGTGATGCCGCCGCCGAGGCCGCTACGGGAGCCACCACCAGGACTACCGAACCCACCAAAGCCGCCGCCACCGGTTCTGCCTCCGAGCCCGCCAAGTCCGCCACCACCAGTTCCGCCACCGAACCCTCCAAGTCCGCCACCACCGGTTCTGCCACCGAGCCCACCAAGTCCGCCACCACCAGTTCCGCCACCGAGCCCACCAAGTCCTCCGCCACCAGTTCCGCCAAGTCCGCCACCACCGGTTCTGCCACCGAGCCCAAGTCCGCCACCACCAGTTCCGCCACCGAGCCCACCAAGTCCGCCGCCACCAGTTCCGCCACCACCGGTTCTGCCACCGAGCCCACCAAGTCCGCCGCCACCGTTTCTGCCACCGAACCCTCCAAGTCCCGTTGAACCTCCAAAACCTATAGGGACACCGAAGGTTGGCAGGGTGCCGGGGATTCTGAATCTAGGCAGGCCGCTGGGAATCCCGAAGGCGGGCAGCGTTCTGGGGATTCTGAAGCTCGGCAGGACGCCGGGAATCTGAAAGGTCGGCAGGCCGCTGGGGATGCCGAAGGTCGGCAGGCCGCTGGGGATGCCACCGAATCCGAGACGGGGGATGTGCTTCTCGTCTGCAAGTCCTGAACCAGTGGCAGCAGCGCTACCTCCGGCCGGCACTGTGGTGGTGGCTGCTGTAGCTTGGTTAAGGCTGGTGGGAATGGTCCTGGCTCTTGCTTGACCAAGTGCCAGGAAGAGCGCACACACCATGGCAACCAAGCAAGACCTTGCCATCTCCCCTCTCTCCCTCCCACACACGCATACACTGGACCCAAGAGTTTTAGGTCTTATAATGAGAGATCAGTCAGGTCGTGAATTGGCGCCAAAACAGAGCGTCTGAATCAGGTCGCTCGGTTTTCTTGTTGAACTTGGAGGTCTGGTTTTGGTTCGGGGTAAATGCAAACACCAGAGATAGCAAAAGCTCATAATGGTCTGGCAAAGATGTCTTCACTCTTACCGATGTAGCAGAATAATAAATATTGCTATCTACCGATGAGGCTATGGTATGTATCTGCCGTAAATTAAACACGGTCAGATGCAATAGCAATTCGAAGTCAATACACAGAAAAGAAAAATCCATTGTTTTGTTGAACTTCAAATTATATTTCATAGTATGAAAATCAAGAGAAACGACAATAGACGATCGAGGCCCTTGCCTCGGGTGTTTTCCCAATGGAGCTCAGAATTCATTCACACCGTGTCAATCTCGGATCGAACACATGCAGCAGTTTACATAAGCTGGATCAATTGTTATTGGATTTTATCTCTTTAGGGGtctaattataatttatatatatgaaTACCAACCGAACTTAACTTGTTGAAGTGATCTACTTTGATTTATTGAATTTCAAGTTATTTAATGTAGGTTATACATGTAGAAACATTTAATCTGATCTATTTAGTTTAATCCGTTATTATTTATTAACTGATAATGGATCAGATCCATTATATAAAAAAGAGACCCCGTTGGATTAGAGCATCTTGGCATCTCTTTCATTCTCTATTGACGAAGAGTTTTGGCTCTGTAGCCCTAGTTCCTTCAGAAAATCTCCTCCTTTTTCCTCAGGAATTTCCGATTCAATGACAATGCTCTACGACAATATCTCTTCCGCTACATTGAGGTTTTATCGTCGTTATTGTTCATTGTTTTGTATTACGTCATGTATGCGATATTACTAGATCTTTATGCTTAAGGTTGTATTTCCTATTCGAATTCTTGTTCAGTTTCTAAAGTTCATGTAGCCTAGGAAATAACAACTTCTATCAatataattggtatcaaagtcataGATCTATTTCATTATTTACTATGACACTACACTATAGGATTTTTCATCGATTTGTTGTTTTTTATGGTAGATGAAATTTTCCTAGTATAAATCACATTTGATCGTTGAAAAATTTTTGCAAAGAAAAGTAAGAAAAGACTGAtcttctaggtttttcatgatttTCATGAAGAACAACAGTGAACCGTCGCTATCTTTAGAACTTCATCCGTTTAGGGCGAAATCGTGATGGTATAATTGATTGCCTTGGTCTGGTAATAGATTACCAAGCCAAAGTTCGTGAATAGAATCAATGGGAATCGATTGACTTGTTCAATCAGTTAGCACCAATCGACTGCATTAAGTCAGTAATCAATTGacatgatgtgatcaaacaagggACCGATTTTCAATTGATTACAGGTTCGACTACTGCCGACAATCGATTGGAGATtgtcaccaatcgattgatagctTTGAGGTCGAACACAGATGCATGCAATTGGAATCAATCAggtcaatcgattgaagctaccaatcgattgacaaTTTGTCAATCGATTAATAGCCTTAAATCGTgacaaaatcaatttaattgatcagtCAAGTCGCAATTGAAGGCATCAATCAATTGTTGATTTTCACCAATCGATTGAAGGCATTCACCAATCAATTGAAGGCATTCGCCAATCGATTGATGGACATGAAATCAAGCATAAAAGGTTCTGGGATCAACAGGTGGATCGATCGATGAACATCAATCAATTGCCAAGGATCAACAATCGATTGGAGGGTGTGATGTCGAACATAGAGGGTTCTGTTATCGATTAATAGGATTGATTGGTtataaccaatcgattgatatacacCATCAATCGATTAATGGTCATGTAGTCGAATACAGTAGACTTTTAGATTGATTGAGACAATCGATTGGATCATACCAATCGATTATTATACCGTATCAATCAATTAAAAAGCCTAAACTCGAGCTATTAAAGTTGATCAAGTGACTAACTATTCGATTAAGGTTCCTAGGATTTTCCTTGGGTCTATTTACACATGTACTACTAGATTGAACTATTGTGTTGGCCCAAAAGAAGACATATTAGGTAGGTTCAGTGCATTTGTATTGTTAGACGTATATCTATGTTAAAAGTAATTGGTCAAAGGAAAATTACTTTATAGGATCGTAAAgtgttagagggggtgaatagcgctcgtaactttcactttcgttttgagtaaatatgcagcgaaaaataaaaatacacaACGCAAACACcagggtttttacttggttcggagtttgtggcgactcctactccaaggcccgcacataagaatgctttcgatgggcaatcactatagcttcAGAAAATTACAACTTGAAGtacaatattaatgcaataattaaaagtataccgacaaataTGAAAAGAGAATTTTAGATTTCTGGTTGTCGAAGTCGTGTTACGGCTTTGTCGGTTCATCTTTTGAGCAGTTAGAAGAAGCGAAAGTAGTTCATTGTGTTGTTCTCAAGCTCTTGGTCGAAGCTGCTTTTATAGGTTGttctgggcacccggaacccctccgggcacctggaccatgtGGCTCGGCCACTCTACGAGCTCCACATCGGCTTGGAGATAACTTTTGAGTTCCGGGCGTCTGGACcgactccgggcacctggaccagctCCGGGCTCTCGGACCAATTCCGGGCTCCCGAACCCCATTCTGGCACCCGGACCAGATTTTTCCAGCcccttattttttgtaaaataaagttagttcaggcataaaaaatatatataaactgaAATTTGATAGCCTCTGACtttccgattctgactttgagtttcgtcgaaactgtaggttgaatcgacgcctactgttccctcttcggggaacgcgtcctcacctacttctctcaagagaagttacatgttgccagattgatcctccagaccaactgaacttttgctcagcgtccaaagcttccggtcttcatgctggacattcactccatgacccgcccagacttccacccgattcgcgacaccaggatttcaacctagagtccccgactctaggattttgcccaaagctctcgacccgccaagactttccgcctagggttaccaccccctaggacacagctagggcttttgcctaagaccacttagggtgcgtttggttcaagttatcatgtataaccttggttatgtgattaccaaataatcacataaccaaggttatggggaataaaacataaccaaatgttgtttggttcaatctaagtaatgcaacaaaaacatatttgtttgaaggttttaatgaataacctagtttagtattttactatattacccttagttacaaaaccaactatacataataataataataataataataataataataataatattattattattattattatttaaactctattatattttactatatttccattttttgtttatatatatttttatttttttatttattttttatgttttttagtttttaaattttttaaagttttttttatttgtttactttttttttatttttattctttaggttttttaaaatttttaggattttttacatttttaattttttaaatgttttttaacattttttattattttttacgtttttctatttttttttgtattttttaaattttttaatgttttcctatttttatgtttttttgtatttttttaattttttaatgttttttctattttttttttattttttttttgtattttttaaatttttaatgtttaaccaTTCTGATCCTTACCTTGTGCTGATAAGTAACCAATCTTCCAATCTAATTAGTTATGATATAAGACTAAATTACAACACAATACACAAGAACGACGACGCTAATTAATCTGCTTTGTACGCGTACACAATGGCCATACACACATAGATAGATTACACGTACACATTACAATAGTAATAATTATATTCTAACTAGGAAGACGCTGAGCTCGGGCCCATATTCAACGTTAAAGAGATATTCAAACCCATGAATCCAAGAATGACGACACAACGTTAAGGAGATATTCAACATCATGAGTGTGCCACCTATTAAGCCTTTAGCTATCCAGATTTTGGCTGACTTGAAGTAGGATCAAAGGGCAAATGTGGTCGTGAACAAAATATGAACCATGTGTTTTCACACCAGCTTTTAACAACTGACTTTTGCAAACATACATATGAGGGTAGATGATTCAATCAAAAAGTTAATCCAGATATGCAAACTTTAACTGAAGCCATAGATTCTGCAGTTGGTCCCAAACTTTATGCAAATGGATTTTTGTCAACAGATGCACCGTGGCCTTGGGGAGTAAAGTTCTGCAGATATTAGTCCCCATTATCATAATGAAGAATATTCTGACCATAACTTGTATTACGAAATGATAACCACAACTTACGCGTAATGTGTGCTCCGTCCCTGCATAGGTACTCCTTGCACCTCCCCTGAACATTAATAAAATGAAATATGAATGATGGATACAACAAAAAATGGTACAGTATAAACAATCATCATGTAAAATTTACCTTCAGGGAAGGAAGAAACAAATGTGGTAGAAACATACCATAAATGGTTCAACCATCGGAGAAAAAGTTCAATCCCTTAGGAAACATCCCTTGGGAAAAAAACCAATTTGAAAAGTTCAATCTATTTAGGGCAAAATTTTGAAACACATCATTATTGTTCTACAAAACAATTTGAAAATCAAGAAATCTTAAAGATAGTAGAAACATCCCTTAGGAAAAAAACATGGTATCACCTCTGAAACAGTCTGTTTTACATGAAGATCATACAGTGCAAGCTTAGATGCAAAAATCCATGGTCTACCATTCAGAGGTAGACCATGAGCAGATGTCTCAGCTAACTTCTCACTTGAAGTATCAAATGCATTCCACAActgaaaaagaaaaatgaaaatctaaaacaaaaaatgaaatcTAAAATCATGATTCTAGATCCATGGAACTGGTCATGCAAGTTCAATCTAAACAAAAAAAGATTCATCCAATAACATCCAAGTTCAATCCAATAACATCCAAGTTCAATCAAAACAAAAAAATTCATCCAAGTTCAATCCAAACAAAAAGATACATCCAAGTTCAATCCAAAGTATATCAAACCATAAGTACCAAAAACccaattcaaatatttaatttattttggatgGATCTCATTAAGTTGCTTTATCACATACTTTCTCCTAAATGTCTTTGGCAGTGCAAAGAAGTTGTCAATCTTGTGTTCATCCTTGAGAATATACTCTCCGACATCCATAATTTCTTGCTAAGAGAATTCAGAAAGTTCTATTAGCTCATCATATATCTTCATTTTTTTATCACCACTCTCAGTTTGTTTCTTGAAGTAGGCGGAAATTCCCTTCATCTCCTCATTAGCCTCATTAACAGCAATAACATACTTGTGAATCTCTCCCACCAAGTCATCTAAAGCATCATCAgcctttccttttctctttctaGTGGTTAACTTCTTGTTTGATGGACAAATTGATGAATCTAGAGTCTCAGATTTCCTTATTGCTTGGTTGGCATGATCAGATTCTTCATCTTTTTGACATTCAGTATGTGCGTCTTTTTCATGCTCAAACGTGTCAGTCTCTTCATCGCATAAATTTATTTCTTCTACTGCATCAGATGGGGTTTCTGCATTAGCTCCTGTGGCACGATCTTTCCCCCACACAAACATCAAGTCATCAAGGTGGGGGAACTCTTTGTTTCTTAAACCAATAGCAGCTGGATGACtctaaattaaaaacatatcatTAGCAAAAAACCCCACAATTATCAAAGAAATGAAAATACACAAAGTAGACAAAGTTACCTTAACCCACTCATCAAATACATCTTTTGTTGTAATGATACACTTCTCAACATCGTTCCATCCAAATCCACTGCTATGATTCAACATCTCGGTGATAGCATGGAATTGTCTCTTCAGTAGCTTATACCTTGACTCAATATGAGGAGTAGCCTTCAAATTGCTTGATGGCAATTTAGCAGCCATGAGTTTCTCTAAATGTAGCAAGTATCCAGTTCGAAAACCATTCTCGCTCTTCCAAGCTGAATCTTTGCTTAACTCAACAAGGCAGTCAACTAATACAGCATCCTCTTGTTTTGTCCACAAGTGTTTGGTGTTTTgagtttttcttttgaatttcggTGCCATTGAACTTTCTACTTGTTCAACTATTTTTGGTATCTTTCCTTCCATTGAAAGCTGAAATTAAACAATCCAAATAACACATTGTTCTTgcataaaacataatcaaattgTTCAAATGAATAATATACAAAATGCAGATATAATCAAATAGTTCAAACTTAATCAAATTGTTCAAATGATCCAAATGGATAATAAACTCAAATACAACATAATCAAACAGTTCAGTacatggaaatgaaacctaaattTCAAGAAAGAACATTAAATTTAATGAGTTGATGATTGCCAGCTCATGAACATATCATCTGCAAGCTTGTCTCTCCATTCAGTCCAAGCAGAACTAGTCTCACAATGCCTGATcaactcatcatcatcatcatcatcatcatcatcatcagcatCAGCACCAGCAGCATCAtcaatctcatttgactcaagctCAGTCTCTATCGGATCAATTGTCATTTCATACCTTATGAAATTATGGAGAATACAACAAGCAGAAATAATCCTACACTGAGTCTTAACAGAATAAAATGACTTATCTCTCAATATAGCCCATCTAGCTTTTAAAATGCCAAAACACCTCTCAATGCAATTTCTCGCTTGAGAGTGTTTCATATTAAAGTATTCTTTGGCTGTCGCTGGTTGGTAACCTTGCCTCCATTCAGTCAAGTGGTACCTTTGACCTCTATATGGCGCCAAATATCCTTCCCCATTTGTGTATCCagcatcacacaaataataacaaccTATATATATTACAAGTCAACaagtattaatatataaaaaaaaacaaatatttgTTAACGGTATTATAAGTGActattattttttactataattataACTTAATTACCTTGAGGAATCTTCAAGCCATTCCTCCTACTAATAGCATCCCTTAAGACTCTACCATCTGCCGCAGATCCTTCCCAACCCGGTAGGATATAGCTAAATTGCATGTTCGGTGTGCATACTCCCAAGACATTAGTTGTAATTTCACCTTTTCTCGTTCGATACCTAGGTTTATCATCTATTGGGGCATTGACATTAATATAAGTCCCATCTAATGCTCCCAAACAACCCTACACTCAAAGAAGTATCataaaatcaaattatttttattatgcacattaaattgattaaaaaactAAAATGATAGAAATTATGTACTTGTACCTTAAACCATTTCCACCTCTCATCCGTGCAATTTTCTGGGATTGGTTCTGGCTTTTTAAGTAAAATATTGTGTAACCGTAGAACGGAGTTCAAAACTAAATGAAATTGCCTACTAACTGTCTCACCGGATCTAGCTGTTTGGCGTTTTAGGATCCTATTCTTCACATTATGTGCAATAATGTGAAGAAAAGATATTACAAGTTCACTAATTGACATATTTCTGTTTCCTTTCAATTTTCCATCAGTCGTTAGCAAATAACAAAGTTTGGCTAAAGACCTTCTATCCATCCTACAGTTATCAACACATTGTCGATCACTATAAAAACTCATCTCATTTAAGTTTATAGATCTAATATTATATCTAGACAATGCCTgataagcatatgatatgctcctcctCAATCTAGCACTCCTTCTTTTAATAGATAAGATCATTGCCAACGATAAAAGCATAAATAACTTGGTTTCCATCATCTTCATGCGCATAATGAGTACAGAAATCATCTTCATCTCTTGCCTTATTGCTAATCGAGCCATATCAGCCTATCATGTaaataggacaatgaaccaaacagTAAATTAGCAAGGTAAAAAATCCCAACTTCTAATAAAACTGGAAAACTAATAATACTCTTGAATataaaaaagaacaagagaaaaatcTCATTGAAGTAGATAACTAATAAACCAGTAACAAGTTTTCTAGATACTATAGCTAGATACACAAAACATAGAAATGAGCTAATGAAACCACTAAAAAATAGAAAGGAGGTGCTGCCTACCATTTTAGTTGGAAGtactaagcaaaaaaaaa is from Zingiber officinale cultivar Zhangliang chromosome 7B, Zo_v1.1, whole genome shotgun sequence and encodes:
- the LOC122004245 gene encoding glycine-rich cell wall structural protein-like; this encodes MARSCLVAMVCALFLALGQARARTIPTSLNQATAATTTVPAGGSAAATGSGLADEKHIPRLGFGGIPSGLPTFGIPSGLPTFQIPGVLPSFRIPRTLPAFGIPSGLPRFRIPGTLPTFGVPIGFGGSTGLGGFGGRNGGGGLGGLGGRTGGGGTGGGGLGGLGGGTGGGGLGLGGRTGGGGLGGTGGGGLGGLGGGTGGGGLGGLGGRTGGGGLGGFGGGTGGGGLGGLGGRTGGGGFGGFGSPGGGSRSGLGGGITP